Below is a genomic region from Terriglobales bacterium.
AACTCTCCGCGATTGCCGGCGCAACCGTGCTCGCCGACCGCAACCAGCTCGAAACCCTGCTGCTGACGCTGCTCAGCAATGCATTGGACGCGGTGTCCGCAGGAGGCGAGATCGATGTCCGCGGACGCATGAAGGAAGGTCAACTGGAAATCGAAATTGCAGACAACGGCTGCGGCGTTGCTGACACCGACCTCGGCCGCGTTTTCGAGCCATTTTTTACCACCAAACCGCCAGGAAAAGGCACCGGCCTGGGACTGGCAATCGCGCGCAACATCGTCGCCGAACATGGCGGCGCAATTTCGTTGCGACCTGGCCCGGGCGGCGGCGCCGTGGCGCTGGTGCAGTTGCCGCTATCGCCGAGCGGCTGCATGAGTACCCCGGCGTTTCTCGAGGAGGCGCAGCGGTGAACCAGGAACGGGCCAGCGCCGAGATCCTGATTGTTGATGACGACGCCGGGCTGGCGGGCACGCTGCGCGATTTTCTGATTGAGCAGGGATACACGGCGGTGGTGGCGCTTTCGGGCGCCGAGGCCGTGGCCGCCCTGGAGGAAAACCCCGCCCTTGCGCTGGCCCTGGTTGACTTGGTGATGCCATTGACCGACGGTCTTTCTCTGATGGAGCAGATTCACCAACGCAACGCCGACTTGCCGGTGGTGATCATGACCGGCTACGCGACCGTCGAAACCGCCGTAGAGGCCATCAAGCGCGGCGCCGAGGACTACCTCACCAAGCCCTTCGATCGCCAGGCGGTGAAGAAAAAAGTCGGGCGACTGATGGAAGTGCATCGCCTGCGCCATCGCGTGGCGCAACTGGAGGCTGACCTCAAGGAGGTGAACGATCCATTCGAGACGCTGGTGTTCGTGTCGCCGCAGATGCAGCGGGTGATAGAGCGCGCCCGGGCGGCGGCGGCGAGCGACGCCGCGGTGCTCATCGTCGGCGAAACCGGGACCGGAAAAGAGATGCTGGCGCGCGCGATTCATCGCGCCAGCCGCCGCGCGGGAGAACCGTTTGTCGCAATCAATTGCGGCGCGCTGCCGCACGAACTGGTGGAAAGCGAACTGTTCGGCTTCCGCCGCGGAGCGTTTACGGGCGCCTACAACGACGCTCCGGGCGTATTCGTATCCGCTGGACGTGGCACAGTGTTTCTGGACGAAATCGGAGAAATGCCGAAGGACGCCCAGGTCAAGCTGCTGCGCGTACTGCAGGAAAAGGAACTGCGGCCGGTGGGCAGCACGCGGCCCGTCCGCATCGACGTGCGCATCATCGCCGCAACCAACCGGCCGCTGGCGCAGTTGCGGTCGGAGTTCCTGCGCGACGACTTGTACTTCCGCATTGCCACGGTGGTGATCGAAGTTCCGCCATTGCGCGCGCGGCGCGAGGACATCCTGGTGCTGGCGCAACATTTCACCGCGCAGCTGTCGGACCGCTACGGCCGCCACGTGACCCTGTCGCGCTCGGCGACCGAGTTGCTGGTCAACCACGGATTTGGCGGCAACGTACGCGAACTGCAAAACGTCCTGGAAAGCGCGACGGCACTGTCGCAGGCCGATCCCCAGACGATCACCGACAAGGACATCAAGATGCTGGTGGGTGCTCCGCCCGCGCCGACCATGCGGTTGGAGGAGCATCCGCTGGCGCTGGACGAAATGGAGCGGGTGGCGATCGAGCGCTCGCTGCGCATCTGCCAGGGCAACCGAACGCGCGCGGCGGC
It encodes:
- a CDS encoding sigma-54 dependent transcriptional regulator; this translates as MNQERASAEILIVDDDAGLAGTLRDFLIEQGYTAVVALSGAEAVAALEENPALALALVDLVMPLTDGLSLMEQIHQRNADLPVVIMTGYATVETAVEAIKRGAEDYLTKPFDRQAVKKKVGRLMEVHRLRHRVAQLEADLKEVNDPFETLVFVSPQMQRVIERARAAAASDAAVLIVGETGTGKEMLARAIHRASRRAGEPFVAINCGALPHELVESELFGFRRGAFTGAYNDAPGVFVSAGRGTVFLDEIGEMPKDAQVKLLRVLQEKELRPVGSTRPVRIDVRIIAATNRPLAQLRSEFLRDDLYFRIATVVIEVPPLRARREDILVLAQHFTAQLSDRYGRHVTLSRSATELLVNHGFGGNVRELQNVLESATALSQADPQTITDKDIKMLVGAPPAPTMRLEEHPLALDEMERVAIERSLRICQGNRTRAAALLGISRDTLYRKIRDLKILAEPAK